In one window of Nakamurella sp. PAMC28650 DNA:
- a CDS encoding glutamate synthase subunit beta — protein MADPSGFLKYERHTPTRRPVPLRLRDWKEVYEPFSEGDTKTQAARCMDCGIPFCHQGCPLGNLIPEWNELVRTGRWEDASDRLHATNNFPEFTGRLCPAPCESACVLGIGDDPVSIKVVEQQIADRAIADGGLAPRPAAVSTGKKVAIIGSGPAGLAAAQQLARAGHDVTVFERDGRIGGLMRYGIPEFKMDRDVLDRRLEQMTAEGVRFITHCAVGIDLSVADLRHSFHAIVIATGSTIPRELQVDGRRLGGVELAMDYLVQENKVLEGTLSSTSIDAAGKHVVIIGGGDTGADCYGTALRQGAASVTQLDIHVEPPLTRHPSTPWPVYPLLLRTSAAHEEGGQRVFGVNSTSFEGVNGNVAAIHLVEGKRVGTGFIPSAGTETDLKADLVLLALGFVGPEREGLLDELGIDISGRGTVNRDDDYMTNMPGVFVAGDAGRGQSLIVWAIAEGRSAAAGVDAYLSGGSSLPDPLEPTAVALR, from the coding sequence GTGGCTGATCCCAGTGGATTCCTGAAGTACGAACGTCACACGCCCACCCGACGTCCGGTCCCGCTGCGTCTGCGGGACTGGAAAGAGGTGTACGAACCGTTCAGCGAGGGCGACACCAAGACCCAGGCCGCGCGTTGCATGGACTGCGGGATCCCCTTCTGCCACCAGGGTTGTCCACTGGGCAACCTGATCCCGGAGTGGAACGAACTGGTCCGCACCGGCCGGTGGGAGGACGCCTCGGACCGCCTGCACGCGACCAACAACTTCCCGGAGTTCACCGGCCGTCTGTGCCCGGCCCCCTGCGAGAGTGCGTGCGTGCTCGGGATCGGCGACGACCCGGTGTCGATCAAGGTCGTCGAGCAGCAGATCGCGGACCGGGCCATCGCCGACGGGGGACTCGCTCCCCGCCCGGCGGCCGTGTCCACCGGCAAGAAGGTCGCGATCATCGGGTCAGGTCCGGCCGGCCTGGCCGCTGCCCAGCAGCTGGCCAGGGCCGGTCACGACGTCACCGTCTTCGAGCGCGACGGCCGGATCGGCGGCCTGATGCGGTACGGCATCCCGGAATTCAAGATGGACCGGGACGTGCTCGACCGCCGTCTGGAGCAGATGACGGCCGAGGGGGTCCGCTTCATCACCCACTGCGCCGTCGGGATCGATCTCTCGGTCGCCGATCTGCGTCACAGCTTCCACGCGATCGTCATCGCCACCGGATCCACGATCCCGCGCGAACTCCAGGTCGACGGCCGCCGGCTCGGTGGTGTCGAACTGGCGATGGACTACCTGGTCCAGGAGAACAAGGTGCTGGAAGGCACACTGAGCTCGACGAGCATCGATGCAGCCGGCAAGCACGTGGTGATCATCGGCGGTGGCGACACCGGTGCGGACTGCTACGGAACCGCTCTCCGTCAGGGCGCCGCCTCGGTGACCCAGCTCGACATCCATGTGGAACCGCCGCTGACCAGGCACCCGTCCACGCCCTGGCCGGTCTACCCGCTGCTGCTGCGCACCTCGGCGGCCCACGAGGAAGGCGGCCAACGCGTCTTCGGTGTCAATTCCACCTCGTTCGAAGGTGTCAACGGCAACGTCGCCGCGATCCATCTGGTCGAGGGCAAGCGGGTCGGCACCGGGTTCATCCCCTCTGCCGGCACGGAGACCGATCTGAAGGCGGACCTGGTGCTGCTGGCCCTGGGTTTCGTCGGGCCGGAGCGCGAGGGCCTGCTGGACGAACTCGGGATCGACATCTCCGGCCGGGGCACCGTCAACCGGGACGACGACTACATGACGAACATGCCCGGTGTCTTCGTGGCCGGCGATGCGGGCCGCGGGCAGTCGCTGATCGTCTGGGCCATCGCAGAGGGACGGTCCGCCGCGGCCGGGGTCGACGCCTATCTCTCCGGTGGCTCCAGCCTGCCCGACCCCCTCGAGCCCACCGCCGTCGCCCTGCGCTGA
- the pyk gene encoding pyruvate kinase, with protein sequence MDRRAKIVCTLGPATASAEAITSLIEAGMNVARMNFSHGDYADHKIVHGHVRAAATKLGKTVGILADLQGPKIRLGRFSDGPHNWETGSQVTITVDDIIGTADRVSTTYKGLANDARPGDRLLIDDGKVGLVVTTVVGNDVNCTVTEGGPVSNNKGISLPGMNVSVPAMSEKDISDLKFALSLGVDFIALSFVRSPADVDLVHAVIDEVGAQRVPVIAKLEKPEGVANLEAIVLAFDAIMVARGDLGVELPLEQVPLVQKRAVQIARENAKPVIVATQMLDSMIEHSRPTRAEASDVANAVLDGADALMLSGETSVGKYPFVTVATMARIIEAVEAETTVVPPLTHVPRTKRGVLSYAARDIGERLEAKALVAFTQSGDTVRRLARLHTHLPLLAFTPLESTCNQLALTWGTETFQVTPAETTDEMVELVDEAMLQVPGYHKGDTVVIVAGSPPNTAGSTNLIRVHRLGYKD encoded by the coding sequence ATGGATCGTCGCGCAAAAATTGTCTGCACCCTTGGCCCCGCCACCGCCTCCGCCGAAGCGATCACCTCGTTGATCGAGGCCGGCATGAACGTCGCCCGGATGAACTTCAGCCACGGTGACTACGCCGACCACAAGATCGTCCACGGTCACGTCCGGGCCGCTGCCACCAAACTGGGCAAGACGGTCGGCATCCTCGCCGACCTGCAGGGCCCCAAGATCCGCCTCGGCCGGTTCTCCGACGGCCCCCACAACTGGGAGACCGGCAGCCAGGTCACCATCACGGTCGACGACATCATCGGCACCGCGGACCGGGTCTCGACCACCTACAAGGGCCTGGCGAACGACGCCCGACCCGGCGACCGCCTGCTCATCGACGACGGCAAGGTCGGCCTCGTCGTCACCACCGTGGTCGGCAACGACGTCAACTGCACCGTCACCGAGGGCGGGCCGGTCTCCAACAACAAGGGCATCTCGCTCCCCGGGATGAACGTCTCCGTCCCGGCGATGTCCGAGAAGGACATCTCCGACCTGAAGTTCGCACTCTCCCTCGGCGTCGACTTCATCGCGCTGTCGTTCGTCCGCTCGCCGGCCGATGTCGACCTCGTGCACGCGGTGATCGACGAGGTCGGTGCACAGCGGGTCCCGGTGATCGCGAAGTTGGAGAAGCCCGAAGGCGTCGCCAACCTGGAGGCGATCGTGCTCGCCTTCGACGCCATCATGGTGGCCCGCGGTGACCTCGGGGTCGAACTGCCGCTCGAGCAGGTCCCGCTCGTGCAGAAGCGCGCCGTGCAGATCGCCCGGGAGAACGCCAAGCCGGTGATCGTCGCCACCCAGATGCTCGACTCGATGATCGAGCACTCCCGCCCGACGCGCGCCGAGGCCTCCGACGTCGCCAACGCGGTGCTGGACGGTGCCGATGCGCTGATGCTCTCGGGGGAGACCTCGGTCGGCAAGTACCCGTTCGTCACCGTCGCCACGATGGCCCGCATCATCGAGGCGGTCGAGGCGGAGACCACTGTCGTCCCGCCGCTGACGCACGTCCCCCGCACCAAGCGGGGCGTCCTGTCCTATGCTGCCCGCGACATCGGCGAGCGTCTGGAGGCCAAGGCGCTGGTGGCCTTCACGCAGTCCGGCGACACCGTCCGGCGTCTCGCACGTCTGCACACCCACCTCCCGCTGCTGGCCTTCACCCCCCTCGAGTCCACCTGCAACCAGTTGGCGCTCACCTGGGGGACCGAGACGTTCCAGGTCACCCCGGCCGAGACGACGGACGAGATGGTCGAACTCGTCGACGAGGCCATGCTCCAGGTGCCCGGCTACCACAAGGGCGACACCGTCGTCATCGTGGCCGGGTCACCGCCCAACACCGCCGGTTCCACCAACCTGATCCGGGTCCACCGGCTGGGTTACAAGGACTGA
- a CDS encoding acyl-CoA thioesterase II, with protein sequence MTDAKPATDGGDAVAALIALLDLERLEDNLFRGVSPENSTMRVFGGQVAAQALTAAGRTVPDDRRVHSLHAYFLRPGDPAVPIVFEVDRTRDGRSFTTRRVMAIQHGKAIFTLSSSFQLDQEGLDHGDPMPSVPAPQTLPTWEERVAVASSPFIALNRIPRPFDVRYVNDPPWYSGAEPREGARNQVWFRSHRPLPDDQLLHVCMLAYLSDLTLLDSILATHGLGGSWGKVKLASLDHAMWFHRPIRVDDWVLYDTHSPSASGARGLASGHFFSADGAMLATVVQEGLIRVV encoded by the coding sequence GTGACCGACGCGAAACCTGCCACCGACGGTGGCGACGCAGTCGCCGCGCTGATCGCCCTGCTGGATCTGGAACGGTTGGAGGACAACCTGTTTCGTGGGGTCTCGCCGGAGAATTCGACGATGCGGGTGTTCGGTGGCCAGGTCGCGGCCCAGGCGCTGACCGCTGCCGGACGCACCGTGCCCGACGATCGTCGGGTGCATTCGCTGCACGCCTACTTCCTCCGCCCGGGCGATCCGGCGGTTCCGATCGTCTTCGAGGTCGACCGCACCAGGGACGGCCGGTCGTTCACCACCCGCAGGGTGATGGCCATCCAGCACGGCAAGGCGATCTTCACCCTCTCCAGTTCCTTCCAGCTGGATCAGGAGGGGCTGGACCATGGCGACCCGATGCCATCGGTCCCGGCCCCGCAGACCCTGCCCACCTGGGAGGAACGGGTCGCGGTGGCCTCTTCTCCGTTCATCGCGCTGAACCGGATCCCGCGGCCGTTCGACGTCAGATACGTCAACGACCCGCCCTGGTACAGCGGGGCCGAACCCCGGGAAGGGGCCAGGAACCAGGTGTGGTTCCGCAGCCACCGCCCGTTGCCGGACGACCAGCTCCTGCACGTCTGCATGCTGGCCTATCTCTCGGACCTGACGTTGCTGGACTCGATCCTGGCCACCCACGGGCTGGGCGGTTCGTGGGGGAAGGTCAAGCTGGCCTCGCTGGACCACGCGATGTGGTTCCACCGGCCGATCCGGGTCGACGACTGGGTGCTCTACGACACGCATTCGCCCAGTGCCTCCGGCGCTCGCGGCCTGGCCTCCGGTCACTTCTTCTCGGCGGACGGTGCCATGCTGGCGACCGTGGTCCAGGAGGGCCTCATCCGGGTCGTCTGA